Proteins found in one Ischnura elegans chromosome 11, ioIscEleg1.1, whole genome shotgun sequence genomic segment:
- the LOC124167877 gene encoding uncharacterized protein LOC124167877, whose translation MNVEGDVSSESSSGKAPMKIYASVYVHEKDGEKSDNIDDTWRVVKLLEDLNCKIINDEDSPPDESEEDREAEECSSMSDDTSDDEDSKPKPNTHHEAVIINQMTKDTLHSLESLASKNPDAGCFILYIFARQIGNKLKTSDNNDVDVFQLWKAINKPTIPTIFFVQGNSENDADEVPDILLNSENATDRNKNTITSVTTIPKSANVLLVYLPKPENLNVSVPEILREELLKNLEIHTSLINVNRMLREKGCKSSPKFSSTVIEDLHLTNGEPAALPEKYSCERNFLAYAFLFGTYSPGLDLDNLDEDVPLDKKSLRVLEEEFGVKLEFCVENHLMKKADFEKKLLEILQNEELDSCDGIIIILSTHGMENLCLFAYDGCFTIDYVWHSLANSTKLKNKPKVIISDACRGPRYNLEGAVPFPGKNSKGGSSKAVPFRPSGRDTAGTPSMDDMLVALASVEGKPSYGGMGSIFISNLCHTLRKHGELDFQTILRRTMEKVSLIETQYKQQVTFTSALQKLLYLPKKNCQ comes from the exons ATGAACGTGGAAGGAGATGTGTCTTCTGAGAGCTCATCGGGAAAagccccaatgaaaatttatgcaaGTGTTTACGTGCATGAAAAAGATGGTGAAAAGTCTGATAACATCGATGACACGTGGAGGGTGGTTAAGTTGTTAGAAGACTTGAACTGTAAAATAATCAATGATGAGGACTCACCTCCAGATGAATCAGAGGAGGACAGAGAAGCAGAAGAATGTTCGAGCATGAGTGATGACACGTCAGATGATGAAGATTCGAAACCTAAACCCAACACTCACCATGAGGCAGTCATAATTAACCAGATGACAAAAGACACTTTACACAGCTTGGAATCTT TGGCTAGTAAAAATCCTGATGCCGGTTGTTTTATCCTGTATATCTTTGCACGGCAAATTGGCAACAAATTGAAAACTAGTGACAATAATGACGTGGACGTCTTCCAGCTTTGGAAAGCAATTAATAAACCTACCATTCCGACCATATTTTTTGTTCAG GGTAATTCAGAAAATGATGCTGATGAGGTTCCAGATATCCTCTTAAATTCAGAAAATGCCACGGATCGCAACAAAAACACCATCACCAGCGTAACCACCATTCCCAAGTCAGCAAATGTCCTTCTAGTTTACCTTCCTAAACCTG aaaatttaaatgtGTCTGTGCCAGAAATTCTCAGGGAGGAGTTACTCAAGAACTTAGAAATtcacaccagtttgataaatGTGAATAGGATGTTAAGAGAAAAGGGGTGCAAATCAAGTCCCAAGTTCAGCTCAACAGTAATTGAAGATTTGCATCTGACAAACGG AGAACCTGCAGCGTTACCGGAGAAGTATAGCTGTGAGAGGAATTTTTTGGCTTATGCTTTCCTCTTTGGCACCTACAGTCCAGGTCTGGATTTAGATAACCTGGATGAAGATGTACCTCTTGATAAAAAAAGTCTAAGGGTCTTGGAGGAGGAGTTCGGAGTAAAACTTGAATTTTGTGTTGAAAACCATTTAATGAAAAAGGCAGATTTTGAAAAAAAGCTGCTTGAAA tcCTGCAAAATGAAGAATTGGATTCCTGTGATGgcattataataattttgtccaCTCATGGAATGGAAAATCTTTGCTTGTTTGCATATGATGGGTGTTTTACAATCGACTATGTTTGGCATAGCCTTGCTAACTCAACGAAATTGAAGAATAAGCCTAAAGTCATAATAAGTGAT GCTTGTCGTGGACCACGATATAATCTGGAAGGGGCAGTGCCATTCCCTGGGAAAAATTCTAAAGGAGGATCCAGTAAAGCCGTCCCATTTAGACCAAGCGGCCGTGATACTGCGGGTACTCCTAGCATGGATGACATGTTAGTTGCTTTGGCTTCCGTTGAAG GAAAGCCATCATATGGTGGCATGGGCTCCATTTTTATCAGCAATCTGTGCCATACATTGAGAAAACATGGTGAATTGGATTTTCAAACAATCCTCAGAAGAACTATGGAAAAGGTTTCATTAATTGAAACTCAATACAAGCAGCAAGTTACATTCACCTCTGCATTGCAGAAACTGTTGTACTTACCGAAAAAAAACTGCCAATAA